A genomic window from Quercus lobata isolate SW786 chromosome 10, ValleyOak3.0 Primary Assembly, whole genome shotgun sequence includes:
- the LOC115965368 gene encoding endochitinase EP3-like, which produces MVALSLQKGLLTLVIVGILAANVKGACNCAANECCSQYDFCGTTAEYCGEGCKSGPCTTTTNDVSVPDIVTEDFFNGILNQAQGDCPGKSFYTRAAFLDALNSYNRFAKSGSNDDGKREIAAFFAHVTHETGSLCYIEEKDVPTTENYCDTKYPDYPCNPSKRYYGRGPLQLTWNYNYGPAGKAIQFDGLGSPETVANDANISFKTALWYWMTNVHQYVSQGFGATIQAINGPKECDGQAPNKVQSRIQYYQQYCTQFGVAPGDNLSC; this is translated from the exons ATGGTTGCTCTTAGTTTACAAAAGGGTCTGCTAACTCTCGTTATAGTTGGAATCCTAGCAGCAAATGTGAAGGGTGCTTGTAATTGTGCTGCAAACGAATGTTGCAGCCAATATGACTTTTGTGGCACTACTGCTGAATACTGTGGCGAGGGGTGCAAATCAGGACCTTGTACCACAACTACTAATGATGTTTCAGTCCCAGATATTGTGACAGAAGACTTTTTCAATGGGATACTTAACCAGGCCCAAGGAGATTGTCCTGGAAAGAGCTTTTACACCAGAGCTGCATTTCTTGATGCTCTTAATTCTTATAATCGGTTTGCCAAGTCTGGTTCTAATGATGACGGTAAACGTGAGATTGCAGCTTTCTTTGCCCATGTCACACATGAGACTGGAA GTTTATGCtatatagaagaaaaagatgttcCAACCACGGAAAACTATTGTGACACAAAATACCCTGATTATCCATGCAATCCTAGCAAACGTTACTACGGCCGTGGACCACTGCAACTAACCTGGAATTACAATTATGGACCAGCTGGAAAAGCAATTCAGTTTGATGGGCTAGGCTCTCCTGAAACTGTTGCCAATGATGCGAATATCTCGTTTAAGACTGCCTTATGGTATTGGATGACCAATGTTCACCAATATGTAAGCCAAGGTTTTGGAGCAACAATTCAAGCTATTAATGGTCCTAAAGAATGTGATGGTCAAGCTCCTAATAAAGTTCAGTCTCGAATCCAGTATTACCAACAGTACTGTACTCAATTTGGTGTTGCACCTGGTGATAATCTTTCTTGCTAG